In Halogeometricum sp. S1BR25-6, a single genomic region encodes these proteins:
- a CDS encoding oligosaccharyl transferase, archaeosortase A system-associated translates to MSDSQREDSPSVADSLRNHYPKAVLAGIFAVMLWIRLRSYDRFIVDGEVFFSGNDAWYHLRQVNYTVRNWPFTMPFDPWTGFPYGVLAGQFGTLYDQLIATAALILGLGDPSQMLVGKTLLVAPAVFGALTVIPTYLIGKRLGGRIGGLFGAIVLMLLPGTFLRRGLVGFADHNVAEPLFMALAVFAMMVALTVAARERPIWELVAQRDTGALRRPTVWSVVAGLAVAAYMAVWPPGILLVGIVGVYFVLQMVNDSLHGESPEHVAYVAAVSMAVTTVIMVALIEEPGFGVTGFSLLQPLLSLGVGAGAVVLAALARAMEGRDVDESLYPAAVGGLILVSVGLFAIVLPSVFDSIAHNLLRTVGFSAGAETRTIGEAQPFLAGSVTGANAVILEYGFTFFTGLLAIIWLTVKPLVRDGSSRKIGYVVGALAVIGLILLVPALTGLIGNAIGIAPSLIGLFIVTALIVGAILQARYEPERLFVLVWLAFITAAAFTQVRFNYYLAVGVAVANAYLIGELVGSSYLGLRSVERVNDVSGYQVLAVVAAILLILAPALVVPISVSTASGGSASTSTAWQVGNSTSPGEVLVWEESLEWMNQSTPAEGNFGGAGNADQLQLYESYEYTEDFDYPEGAYGVMSWWDYGHWITVEGERIPNANPFQQGATTAANFLLAPNESQARDVLASQSTEGEQTRYVMVDWKMVTPGSKFSAPTVFYDAENISQDDFFATRVYRFGSDGSYAGQNFLVRDQRYYDSLMTRLYYYHGSSQSAAPVVLDWEPRSVQTGSGTASVPGNPSGNASLVRQFDNMSAARQFVERDGTAQVGGIGGYPEEDVPALQHYRLVHATQTSALTSSNTYLQLAVGDARAAGFNVRQISDLQPVLPRDSSWVKTFERVPGATVQGSGAPADSTVTASVRMQMAGSNSTFTYTQEAQTDQNGEFTMTLPYSTTGYDEYGPENGYTDVNVRAAGPYTISTGASVNESGYVVRESANLSVPEGQVNGAQNDTLTVELERSAQQLQTQTSNSSSGASGNASASGASETATESGDSSESSDTSSDTAGTPTASGAVESPSLVAPDSTFAAKSSV, encoded by the coding sequence ATGAGCGACTCGCAGAGAGAGGATTCGCCCTCCGTAGCGGATTCCCTCCGGAATCACTACCCCAAAGCCGTCCTCGCCGGGATTTTCGCCGTCATGCTGTGGATACGACTCCGCAGTTACGACCGATTCATCGTCGACGGCGAAGTGTTCTTCTCCGGAAACGACGCGTGGTACCACCTCCGACAAGTGAACTACACGGTCAGAAACTGGCCGTTCACGATGCCGTTCGACCCGTGGACCGGATTCCCGTACGGCGTCCTCGCCGGCCAGTTCGGCACGCTGTACGACCAACTGATCGCGACCGCCGCCCTGATTCTCGGTCTCGGCGACCCCTCGCAGATGCTCGTCGGCAAGACGCTGTTGGTCGCCCCCGCCGTGTTCGGCGCCCTCACCGTTATCCCGACGTACCTCATCGGAAAGCGCCTCGGCGGGCGCATCGGCGGTCTGTTCGGCGCTATCGTCCTCATGCTCCTGCCGGGCACGTTCCTCCGTCGTGGCCTCGTCGGCTTCGCCGACCACAACGTCGCCGAACCGCTGTTCATGGCGTTGGCCGTCTTCGCGATGATGGTCGCGCTCACGGTCGCGGCACGGGAACGACCGATCTGGGAACTGGTCGCCCAACGTGACACGGGAGCGCTCCGTCGTCCGACCGTCTGGTCGGTCGTCGCCGGACTTGCCGTCGCGGCGTACATGGCCGTCTGGCCGCCGGGTATCCTCCTCGTCGGTATCGTCGGCGTCTACTTCGTCCTCCAGATGGTCAACGACTCCCTGCACGGCGAATCCCCGGAACACGTCGCCTACGTCGCCGCGGTCTCGATGGCGGTCACGACCGTTATCATGGTCGCACTCATCGAGGAACCCGGATTCGGCGTGACCGGGTTCTCGCTGCTACAGCCGCTTCTCTCGCTCGGCGTCGGCGCCGGCGCGGTCGTGCTCGCGGCCCTCGCCCGGGCGATGGAGGGACGCGACGTCGACGAGTCGCTCTACCCCGCTGCAGTCGGTGGCTTGATTCTCGTCTCCGTCGGACTGTTCGCGATCGTCCTTCCGTCTGTGTTCGACAGCATCGCACACAACCTCCTTCGAACCGTCGGTTTCAGCGCCGGCGCGGAAACGCGCACCATCGGCGAGGCGCAACCGTTCCTCGCCGGGTCGGTGACAGGCGCGAACGCCGTCATCCTGGAGTACGGGTTCACCTTCTTCACCGGCCTCCTCGCCATCATCTGGCTGACGGTCAAACCCCTCGTCCGCGACGGGAGTTCACGGAAGATCGGATACGTCGTCGGCGCGCTCGCCGTCATCGGTCTCATCCTCCTGGTGCCGGCTCTCACCGGTCTCATCGGGAACGCCATCGGAATCGCGCCCTCGCTGATCGGTCTGTTCATCGTCACGGCGCTTATCGTCGGGGCTATCCTGCAGGCGCGCTACGAACCCGAGCGACTGTTCGTCCTCGTCTGGCTGGCGTTCATCACCGCGGCGGCGTTCACACAGGTGCGTTTCAACTACTACCTCGCCGTCGGCGTCGCCGTCGCCAACGCCTACCTCATCGGCGAACTCGTCGGGTCGAGCTACCTCGGCCTCCGGTCGGTCGAGCGCGTGAACGACGTTTCGGGCTATCAGGTTCTCGCCGTCGTCGCGGCGATTCTGCTCATCCTCGCGCCCGCGCTCGTCGTCCCGATATCGGTGAGCACCGCGTCGGGCGGTAGCGCGAGCACGAGCACCGCGTGGCAGGTGGGCAACTCCACCTCTCCGGGAGAAGTGCTCGTCTGGGAGGAATCGCTGGAGTGGATGAACCAGTCGACGCCCGCCGAGGGCAACTTCGGCGGCGCGGGTAACGCCGACCAACTCCAACTGTACGAGTCCTACGAGTACACGGAAGACTTCGACTACCCCGAGGGCGCCTACGGCGTGATGTCGTGGTGGGACTACGGCCACTGGATCACCGTCGAAGGCGAGCGCATCCCGAACGCCAACCCGTTCCAGCAGGGGGCGACGACGGCGGCGAACTTCCTGCTCGCTCCCAACGAGAGCCAGGCGCGGGACGTCCTCGCCTCGCAGAGCACCGAGGGCGAGCAGACCCGCTACGTGATGGTCGACTGGAAGATGGTCACGCCGGGGTCGAAGTTCAGCGCTCCCACCGTCTTCTACGACGCCGAGAACATCTCGCAGGACGACTTCTTCGCGACGCGCGTCTACCGCTTCGGCAGCGACGGCTCGTACGCCGGCCAGAACTTCCTGGTCCGCGACCAGCGCTACTACGATAGCCTGATGACCCGCCTGTACTACTACCACGGGAGTTCGCAGTCGGCGGCGCCGGTCGTCCTCGACTGGGAGCCCCGGTCGGTGCAGACGGGAAGCGGTACCGCCTCGGTCCCCGGTAATCCCTCCGGGAACGCGTCGCTCGTCCGCCAGTTCGACAACATGAGCGCGGCGCGACAGTTCGTCGAGCGCGACGGGACCGCTCAAGTCGGCGGTATCGGCGGCTATCCCGAGGAGGACGTGCCGGCCCTGCAGCACTATCGGCTCGTCCACGCGACGCAGACGTCGGCGCTGACCTCGTCGAACACCTACCTGCAACTGGCCGTCGGTGACGCCCGAGCGGCCGGGTTCAACGTTCGGCAGATCAGCGACCTCCAACCCGTCCTCCCGCGCGACAGTTCGTGGGTCAAGACGTTCGAACGCGTCCCAGGCGCGACGGTGCAGGGAAGCGGCGCGCCCGCCGACAGCACCGTCACCGCGAGCGTGCGGATGCAGATGGCCGGGTCGAACAGCACGTTCACCTACACGCAGGAGGCCCAGACTGACCAGAACGGCGAGTTCACCATGACGCTGCCGTACTCGACGACGGGCTACGACGAGTACGGCCCCGAGAACGGGTACACGGACGTCAACGTCCGGGCGGCCGGACCCTACACCATATCCACCGGCGCGAGCGTCAACGAGAGCGGCTACGTCGTGCGCGAGAGCGCGAACCTCTCGGTGCCGGAGGGACAGGTGAACGGCGCCCAGAACGACACGCTCACGGTCGAACTGGAGCGGAGCGCACAGCAACTGCAGACGCAGACGTCGAACAGTTCGTCGGGCGCTTCGGGCAACGCCTCGGCCTCGGGCGCGTCCGAGACGGCGACCGAGTCGGGCGACTCGTCCGAATCGAGCGACACGTCGTCCGACACCGCCGGTACGCCGACGGCATCAGGTGCAGTGGAGTCCCCGTCGCTCGTCGCCCCGGACTCGACGTTCGCGGCGAAGTCGTCGGTATAG
- the aglM gene encoding UDP-glucose 6-dehydrogenase AglM, which produces MRLSIIGSGYVGTTIAACFAEVGHEVVNVDIDEDVVATLNSGESPIHEPGLDDLIEEHAGDRLRATTDYEAVLDTDATFLALSTPSTDDGHIDLSIMEAAAESLGATLAEKDDYHLVVTKSTVVPTTTEEVIAPVLEEASGKTVGEEFDVGMNPEFLREGSAVEDFLDPDKVVLGSHTDRAAETLRAVFDPLVEQASDAAVVETGIREAEMIKYANNAFLAAKISLVNDLANICKEYGVDSSEVLDAIGLDSRIGSEFLGAGVGWGGSCFPKDVAAIIAAARDVGYEPAMLEAAVAVNDRQPVRMLDILRDHVDPSGARVAVLGLAFKPGTDDVRNSRAIPLIDALLDAGADVVGYDPVATENFRERFPDIDYADSAAAALDGADAALVVTDWDEFAALYDEFDAMNDPIVVDGRSIVTRRDDIVYESLV; this is translated from the coding sequence ATGAGACTGAGCATCATCGGCAGCGGCTACGTCGGGACAACCATCGCGGCCTGCTTCGCCGAGGTCGGACACGAGGTGGTCAACGTCGACATCGACGAGGACGTCGTGGCGACGCTGAACAGCGGCGAGTCGCCCATCCACGAACCCGGCCTCGACGACCTCATCGAGGAGCACGCCGGCGACCGACTCCGCGCGACGACGGACTACGAGGCGGTCCTCGACACCGACGCGACGTTCCTCGCCCTGTCGACGCCCTCCACCGACGACGGCCACATCGACCTCTCCATCATGGAGGCCGCGGCGGAGTCGCTCGGAGCGACGCTGGCAGAGAAGGACGACTACCACCTCGTCGTCACGAAGAGCACGGTCGTCCCGACGACGACGGAGGAGGTCATCGCGCCCGTCCTCGAAGAGGCGTCGGGGAAGACGGTCGGCGAGGAGTTCGACGTGGGCATGAATCCCGAGTTCCTGCGCGAGGGCAGCGCCGTCGAGGACTTCCTCGACCCCGACAAAGTCGTCCTCGGGTCGCACACCGACCGCGCGGCCGAGACGCTCCGCGCCGTGTTCGACCCCCTCGTCGAACAGGCCTCCGACGCCGCCGTCGTCGAGACGGGCATCCGCGAGGCCGAGATGATAAAGTACGCCAACAACGCGTTCCTCGCGGCGAAGATATCGCTCGTGAACGACCTCGCGAACATCTGCAAGGAGTACGGCGTCGACTCCTCGGAGGTACTAGACGCCATCGGTCTCGACTCCCGCATCGGTTCGGAGTTCCTCGGCGCGGGCGTCGGGTGGGGCGGCAGTTGCTTCCCGAAGGACGTCGCCGCCATCATCGCCGCCGCGCGCGACGTGGGTTACGAACCGGCGATGCTGGAGGCCGCCGTCGCGGTGAACGACCGCCAACCCGTCCGGATGCTCGACATCCTCCGCGACCACGTCGACCCGTCGGGCGCGCGCGTCGCCGTCCTCGGCCTCGCGTTCAAACCCGGCACCGACGACGTGCGCAACTCTCGCGCGATTCCGCTCATCGACGCCCTCCTCGACGCCGGCGCGGACGTGGTCGGCTACGACCCCGTCGCGACCGAGAACTTCCGGGAGCGGTTCCCCGACATCGACTACGCCGACTCCGCGGCCGCCGCCCTCGACGGTGCGGACGCCGCTCTCGTCGTCACCGACTGGGACGAGTTCGCCGCCCTCTACGACGAGTTCGACGCGATGAACGACCCGATAGTGGTCGACGGCCGCAGCATCGTCACGCGCCGCGACGACATCGTTTACGAGTCGCTCGTCTGA
- a CDS encoding DUF368 domain-containing protein, with amino-acid sequence MSKASDDARGAVTASWFVVFLKGVCMGAADAVPGVSGGTIALVTGVYERLIAAVTAVSPGRIVDVLGGVTPGGRADAVAALREMDVRFLLALGAGIAAAVVSITRVVHVGITDFPVPTFGFFFGLIAASAWVLFSEVEVDTPGRIGAAVAGFVFAFVVSGQAASSLGTSAPVTFVAGAIAISAMILPGISGSLLLILLGQYEYMTGTLKAFVDGLIGLVLGGPVAPVVESGVVVTAFMLGALVGLFTVAHAVRWALEHYREPTLAFLVALIVGALRAPVESTANQLAELGRTWTTEGYVVFAVAAVFGAVAVLLVDRYAGLAEIDDEEPETEDAAARSVD; translated from the coding sequence ATGTCGAAGGCTTCCGACGACGCGAGGGGGGCGGTCACCGCCTCGTGGTTCGTCGTATTCCTCAAAGGCGTCTGCATGGGCGCCGCCGACGCCGTCCCCGGCGTCTCCGGCGGCACCATCGCGCTCGTCACCGGAGTCTACGAGCGCCTCATCGCGGCCGTCACGGCCGTCTCACCCGGTCGAATCGTCGACGTCCTCGGCGGCGTCACCCCCGGCGGTCGCGCCGACGCCGTCGCGGCCCTCCGCGAGATGGACGTCCGCTTTCTCCTCGCCCTCGGCGCCGGAATCGCCGCCGCCGTCGTCAGCATCACCCGCGTCGTCCACGTGGGCATCACCGACTTTCCCGTCCCGACGTTCGGGTTCTTCTTCGGTCTCATCGCCGCCTCGGCGTGGGTGCTGTTCTCCGAAGTCGAGGTGGACACCCCCGGACGCATCGGGGCCGCCGTCGCCGGGTTCGTCTTCGCGTTCGTCGTCTCCGGACAGGCCGCCTCGTCGCTGGGAACGAGCGCCCCGGTCACGTTCGTCGCGGGCGCCATCGCCATCAGCGCGATGATACTCCCCGGCATCTCCGGGTCGCTCTTGCTCATCCTCCTCGGGCAGTACGAGTACATGACGGGGACGCTGAAGGCGTTCGTCGACGGTCTCATCGGACTCGTTCTCGGCGGACCGGTCGCCCCCGTCGTCGAGAGCGGCGTCGTCGTCACCGCGTTCATGCTCGGCGCCCTCGTCGGCCTGTTCACCGTCGCGCACGCGGTCCGCTGGGCGCTCGAACACTACCGCGAACCGACGCTCGCCTTCCTCGTCGCCCTCATCGTCGGCGCCCTCCGCGCCCCGGTGGAGAGCACGGCGAACCAACTCGCGGAACTCGGCCGCACGTGGACGACGGAGGGGTACGTTGTCTTCGCCGTCGCGGCCGTCTTCGGCGCCGTCGCCGTCCTCCTCGTGGACCGCTACGCCGGACTGGCGGAGATAGACGACGAGGAGCCGGAAACAGAGGACGCCGCGGCCCGCAGCGTCGACTGA
- a CDS encoding rubrerythrin-like domain-containing protein: protein MVMNHAEVDPYSPAEGYYECRDCDARISGTGITTCEECGSDAVFNISVSRE, encoded by the coding sequence ATGGTAATGAACCACGCGGAAGTCGACCCGTACTCTCCCGCGGAGGGCTACTACGAGTGCCGCGACTGCGACGCGCGCATCTCGGGAACGGGAATCACGACGTGCGAGGAGTGCGGCAGCGACGCCGTGTTCAACATCTCGGTCTCCCGAGAGTAA
- a CDS encoding class I SAM-dependent methyltransferase, with protein sequence MGFHTFDVERADALNDEGRYRYCSREELLSLLDPDPDAVVADLGSGTGFYTDDVAPHVGVCHAVDVQAEMHEFYREKGAPDNVEFVTADVASLPFEDGELDAAFSTMVYHEFASEEAFAELARAIRPGGRLVTVDWSKAGDGADGPPMDERFGLGDCVAAVEANGFDVVSATTRGETFVCVARRR encoded by the coding sequence ATGGGATTCCACACGTTCGACGTCGAACGCGCCGACGCCCTTAACGACGAGGGGCGCTACCGCTACTGCTCGCGGGAGGAACTGCTCTCGTTGCTCGACCCGGACCCGGACGCCGTCGTGGCCGATTTGGGAAGCGGGACGGGCTTTTACACCGACGACGTGGCCCCGCACGTCGGCGTCTGCCACGCCGTCGACGTGCAGGCGGAGATGCACGAGTTCTATCGGGAGAAGGGCGCGCCCGACAACGTCGAGTTCGTGACCGCCGACGTGGCGTCGCTTCCCTTCGAAGACGGCGAACTCGACGCGGCGTTCTCGACGATGGTCTACCACGAGTTCGCGAGCGAGGAGGCGTTCGCGGAACTCGCGCGCGCGATTCGCCCCGGCGGCCGACTCGTCACCGTCGACTGGTCGAAAGCGGGCGACGGCGCGGACGGCCCGCCGATGGACGAACGATTCGGACTCGGCGACTGCGTCGCCGCCGTCGAGGCGAACGGGTTCGACGTCGTCTCGGCGACGACGCGGGGCGAGACGTTCGTCTGCGTCGCGCGGCGGCGGTGA